The DNA sequence TGTGTATATGGTTATGGCTTCACAATTTGAATCGCTGATCGATCCCTTTATAATTTTCTTTACTATTCCTCTTTCACTAATCGGAGTATTTTTGATCCTGTTCTTAACAGGTACTAAATTGAGTATTATGTCGCTGGTGGGAGTGGTGATGCTGGTGGGAATAGCAGTAAATAACGGAATAGTGCTGGTGGATTACATTAATCAGCTTCGAGAGAGGGGATTAGGAGTGTTTGAAGCTGTGGAAAAGGCTGGTAAGGCAAGAATGCGACCAGTATTGATGACCGCTTTTACAACAATTTTCGGGATGATACCTCTGGCACTGGAAATTGGTTCAGGTGCAGAAATGTGGGCACCCCTGGCACGTTCAGTAATTGGAGGACTTTTTACCACTACAATTCTGACACTGGTAGTTATACCGGTGATTTATATCGTAGTAGAATATCTGGGCAGCAAGAAGACCAGAAAACGAGTACAGGAGATAAAGGGATAAATATACATTGGGCTGTCAAAGAAGGCAGCCCAATTTTATTATAATAATCGAAAAGTCAGACGCGACAAAGTTAATGAAACAATAGTTATATGATAAATCCATAAGTGAGAAAAGTGATCAGGAAAGCCACAGGGAACCCACAGAGAGTGTACTGGGAGTTTATTTTGAGACGTGGAAATATCTTAAATTGATTATTAGCAATGAATAACATCAGTTAAGGCAAGAAAACTGGTGATAGATAGCGAAAAATGCAGTTACAAGATCGGAAAAGATTTATAATAGTACGGTGGTAATATAGTGTGTCATGGGTTTTATAAGTATTAAAATTGCCTGAGAAGTTGAATTTTTGTGATTTATAAGTTTGGATTTTATGATCAACCATTGCGGAGGTGTAAACACCATTCGCAAGGTTTTGGATGGTTTAAATATTTATCTGCTTGACATGAGGGAGGAGGAGAAATTATTTGATTTTTCTTAAGCAGTTATTAAGATAAAGTGTAATATATAGATAAAGGAGTGATGATGGCAGTACCAAAACGTAAGACGTCGAAGTCACGCCGCGATAAAAGGCGGACACATTACAAGGCAGTAGCGCCGGCAGTAAGTACCTGCTCAAATTGCGGAGAACCGATGCGTCCTCATAACATCTGCAAAAAGTGCGGATTTTATAATGGTCGCGAAGTCCTTAAGATGGAGAAGGAATAAGTTTTCCTGAGTAATCAGGTATGCAAGGCAATAAAATAACCGTAGGGTTGGATGCCTTTGGCAGTGATAATGCACCTTACCCAGAAGTGGAAGGTGCAATTATTGCACTAAAGGAGGAGATTTGTGAAAAGATTCTTCTCTATGGTGACCAGGCGATTTTAAG is a window from the Candidatus Stygibacter australis genome containing:
- the rpmF gene encoding 50S ribosomal protein L32 yields the protein MAVPKRKTSKSRRDKRRTHYKAVAPAVSTCSNCGEPMRPHNICKKCGFYNGREVLKMEKE